Proteins encoded together in one Catellatospora citrea window:
- a CDS encoding DUF305 domain-containing protein — MRSRVYACAVVLLLAGCGGASPAPVAPVSPPVVAEAGAISTDVAWTQLMIALDQRMLAALELAPQRAADKELNAFAADVARRHEAEVVRLRELLQATGAPETNPHEGHDMPGMITKENLALLATKSGTAFDTMLAESLRAHFEQCRMLAGSEQSAGADPAVKALAASVQSTRQTDLDHLTTLTGPR, encoded by the coding sequence ATGAGATCAAGGGTGTACGCGTGCGCGGTGGTGTTGCTGCTCGCGGGTTGCGGCGGGGCGTCGCCGGCGCCGGTCGCGCCGGTCAGCCCGCCGGTGGTCGCCGAGGCGGGGGCGATCAGCACCGACGTCGCCTGGACGCAGCTGATGATCGCACTGGATCAGCGCATGCTGGCCGCGCTGGAGCTGGCTCCGCAACGCGCCGCGGACAAGGAGCTGAACGCGTTCGCCGCCGACGTGGCCCGGCGGCACGAGGCGGAGGTGGTCCGGCTGCGGGAGCTGTTGCAGGCGACCGGCGCGCCGGAGACCAACCCGCACGAGGGCCACGACATGCCCGGCATGATCACCAAGGAGAACCTGGCGCTGCTGGCCACCAAGTCGGGCACGGCGTTCGACACGATGCTGGCCGAGAGCCTGCGCGCGCACTTCGAACAGTGCCGCATGCTGGCGGGTTCCGAGCAGTCCGCCGGCGCGGACCCGGCCGTCAAGGCGCTGGCCGCCTCGGTCCAGTCCACCCGCCAGACCGACCTCGACCACCTGACCACCCTGACCGGCCCTCGATGA
- a CDS encoding discoidin domain-containing protein has protein sequence MRSVPNAAAPPRSVPTRRRWYAVLATLGAVLASSYLAVVAGSASAADPLISQGKPVTASSVENAVFPATAAVDGDNGTRWSSAFSDPQWIQVDLGATATVSQVVLRWEAAYATAFQVQVSATGTGGWTNIYSTTTGTGGVQTLAVSGSGRYVRVNGTARATVHGYSLYEFQVYGIIGGGGGGCGTANAALGRPASSSSQEGAFAAANAFDGSTGTRWSSAFSDPQWVQVDLGSSQNICGVTLNWEGAYATAFQIQVSNAATGPWTNIYSTTTGTGGTQTLTVSGTGRYVRMNGTARATAWGYSLWELAVRTGGTPSNPPSNPPSSPPPASPSASPPTSPSPNPGGEVLLSYNKPGFASSSQDDGACWQCFPVRAFDLDPASRWATQAWTDPGWIYVDLGATAQIKRVVLQWDPAYATSYQLQTSADAVNWTTVYTTTTSTGFKQNITVNGTGRYVRMYGTARSNGYGYSLWEFQVYGTGGAPTTPPAQPANPTFPATNLVFSDEFNGPAGSKPDASKWTIDTGTGQNAELQYYTNNNNANMNGSGQLVMEARREAAGGMQYTSHRMNTGNKFHFQYGRVEARVKVPKGNGFWPAFWMMGADFLPPTSRPWPYNGEIDIMEILGRDTTRSYTTLHAPAYNGGAGYGFEKVWGIDLSADYHVYAAQWDSNGIRFFVDSTEVFYASKATVEATRGPWVYDHPHYMILNLAVGGDWPGSPDASTPFPAQMLVDYVRVYK, from the coding sequence ATGAGATCCGTCCCGAACGCGGCAGCCCCGCCGCGCTCCGTTCCCACTCGCCGGCGCTGGTACGCCGTTCTCGCCACCCTCGGCGCGGTGCTGGCCTCGTCCTACCTGGCCGTGGTCGCCGGCTCGGCCAGCGCGGCCGATCCGCTGATCTCCCAGGGCAAGCCGGTCACCGCCTCGTCGGTCGAGAACGCCGTTTTCCCGGCCACCGCGGCGGTCGACGGCGACAACGGCACGCGCTGGTCCAGCGCGTTCTCCGACCCGCAGTGGATCCAGGTCGACCTGGGCGCGACCGCCACCGTCAGCCAGGTCGTCCTGCGCTGGGAGGCGGCGTACGCCACCGCGTTCCAGGTCCAGGTCTCGGCCACCGGCACCGGCGGCTGGACCAACATCTACAGCACCACCACCGGCACCGGCGGCGTGCAGACCCTCGCGGTCAGCGGCTCCGGCCGGTACGTGCGTGTCAACGGCACCGCCCGCGCCACCGTCCACGGCTACTCGCTCTACGAGTTCCAGGTGTACGGCATCATCGGCGGCGGCGGTGGCGGCTGCGGCACGGCCAACGCGGCACTGGGCCGACCGGCCAGCTCCTCCTCGCAGGAGGGCGCGTTCGCCGCGGCCAACGCCTTCGACGGCAGCACCGGCACCCGCTGGTCGAGCGCGTTCAGCGACCCGCAGTGGGTCCAGGTGGACCTGGGCAGCAGCCAGAACATCTGCGGCGTGACGCTGAACTGGGAGGGCGCGTACGCGACCGCGTTCCAGATCCAGGTCTCGAACGCGGCCACCGGCCCGTGGACGAACATCTACAGCACCACCACCGGCACCGGCGGCACGCAGACGCTGACCGTCTCCGGCACCGGCCGCTACGTGCGCATGAACGGCACCGCGCGGGCCACCGCGTGGGGCTACTCGCTCTGGGAGCTCGCGGTGCGCACCGGCGGCACGCCGAGCAACCCGCCGAGCAACCCGCCGTCGTCGCCGCCCCCGGCGTCGCCGTCGGCCAGCCCGCCCACCTCGCCGTCGCCCAACCCGGGCGGGGAGGTGCTGCTGTCGTACAACAAGCCTGGTTTCGCCTCCTCCTCGCAGGACGACGGCGCGTGCTGGCAGTGTTTCCCGGTGCGGGCCTTCGACCTGGACCCGGCCTCGCGCTGGGCCACCCAGGCCTGGACCGACCCGGGCTGGATCTACGTCGACCTGGGCGCGACCGCCCAGATCAAGCGGGTCGTGCTGCAGTGGGACCCGGCGTACGCCACCTCCTACCAGCTGCAGACCTCGGCTGACGCGGTGAACTGGACGACCGTCTACACGACCACCACCAGCACCGGGTTCAAGCAGAACATCACCGTCAACGGCACCGGCCGCTACGTGCGCATGTACGGCACGGCCCGGTCCAACGGCTACGGCTACTCGCTCTGGGAGTTCCAGGTCTACGGCACCGGCGGCGCCCCGACCACGCCCCCGGCGCAGCCGGCCAACCCGACGTTCCCGGCCACCAACCTGGTCTTCTCGGACGAGTTCAACGGCCCGGCGGGCAGCAAGCCGGACGCGTCCAAGTGGACCATCGACACCGGCACCGGCCAGAACGCCGAGCTGCAGTACTACACGAACAACAACAACGCGAACATGAACGGCTCCGGTCAGCTGGTGATGGAGGCCCGCCGCGAGGCGGCCGGCGGCATGCAGTACACGTCGCACCGGATGAACACGGGCAACAAGTTCCACTTCCAGTACGGCCGGGTCGAGGCCCGGGTGAAGGTGCCCAAGGGCAACGGCTTCTGGCCGGCGTTCTGGATGATGGGCGCCGACTTCCTGCCGCCCACGAGCCGCCCGTGGCCCTACAACGGCGAGATCGACATCATGGAGATCCTCGGCCGCGACACCACCCGCAGCTACACCACGCTGCACGCCCCCGCCTACAACGGTGGCGCCGGCTACGGCTTCGAGAAGGTGTGGGGCATCGACCTGTCGGCCGATTACCACGTCTACGCCGCGCAGTGGGACAGCAACGGGATCCGGTTCTTCGTCGACAGCACGGAGGTGTTCTACGCGAGCAAGGCAACCGTGGAGGCGACCCGCGGCCCGTGGGTCTACGACCACCCGCACTACATGATCCTGAACCTCGCCGTGGGCGGTGACTGGCCCGGCTCGCCCGACGCCAGCACGCCGTTCCCGGCTCAGATGCTGGTCGACTACGTCCGCGTCTACAAGTAG
- a CDS encoding DUF1996 domain-containing protein, with product MNRLAPIPGRRRLRAVGLIATVTAVLATYLVTTTGGAAAAEISLSQGKPVTVSSTENGGTPGSAAVDGNAGTRWSSAFSDPQWIRIDLGSSQAITRIFLDWEGAYARNFQLQSSADGNNWSTFHTTTNHNGADQSLTVNVTTRYVRLYATARATQWGVSLWEFQVFGQSSGGGGGGGGPIVRVSEFLADCPFTHRLPDDPIVFPNLPGGSHMHDFMGNTSTNAFSTYTSLANAGTNCNPIEDLSSYWVPTMYVDNVAVAPTGTTFYYLGEGVRDDIIAQIQSLPVGLRIVAGNAQATSGDQSIARWSCLHHNEIPPGKDFVNCPAGSMLESYLDFPQCWDGVNLDSANHKSHMAYPVAGACPSTHPVPVPKLRQVLRYPVTGDPARIRLSSGRGYTMHGDFFNAWPAAEMDRRVRDCIRPIIKCGANGRP from the coding sequence ATGAATCGTCTCGCACCGATTCCTGGCCGCCGGCGGCTACGTGCCGTCGGGCTCATCGCCACTGTTACGGCCGTCCTCGCAACTTACCTGGTGACAACCACCGGTGGCGCGGCCGCTGCCGAGATCTCACTTTCCCAGGGCAAGCCGGTAACGGTCTCCTCGACCGAGAACGGCGGCACGCCCGGCTCGGCAGCGGTCGACGGCAACGCCGGCACCCGCTGGTCCAGCGCATTCTCCGACCCGCAATGGATCCGCATCGATCTCGGCAGCAGCCAGGCGATCACCCGGATCTTCCTGGACTGGGAGGGCGCGTACGCGCGCAACTTCCAGCTGCAGAGCTCCGCCGACGGCAACAACTGGAGCACGTTCCACACCACGACCAACCACAACGGGGCAGACCAGTCCCTCACCGTCAACGTGACGACGCGCTACGTCCGCCTGTACGCGACCGCGCGGGCCACCCAGTGGGGTGTCTCGCTGTGGGAGTTCCAGGTGTTCGGGCAGTCCAGCGGCGGCGGTGGCGGTGGTGGTGGCCCCATCGTCCGGGTGTCGGAGTTCCTCGCCGACTGCCCGTTCACGCACCGCCTGCCGGACGACCCGATCGTCTTCCCCAACCTGCCCGGCGGGTCGCACATGCACGACTTCATGGGCAACACGTCCACCAACGCGTTCTCGACGTACACGAGCCTGGCCAACGCGGGCACGAACTGCAACCCGATCGAGGACCTGTCGTCGTACTGGGTGCCCACCATGTACGTCGACAACGTGGCGGTCGCACCGACCGGCACGACCTTCTACTACCTGGGTGAGGGCGTGCGCGACGACATCATCGCGCAGATCCAGTCCCTGCCCGTCGGCCTGCGCATCGTGGCCGGCAACGCCCAGGCCACCAGCGGCGACCAGAGCATCGCGCGCTGGTCCTGCCTGCACCACAACGAGATCCCACCGGGCAAGGACTTCGTCAACTGCCCGGCCGGCTCGATGCTGGAGTCGTACCTCGACTTCCCGCAGTGCTGGGACGGCGTCAACCTCGACTCCGCCAACCACAAGAGCCACATGGCGTACCCCGTCGCCGGGGCCTGCCCGTCCACCCACCCCGTCCCGGTGCCGAAGCTGCGCCAGGTGCTCCGCTACCCGGTGACCGGCGATCCCGCCCGGATCCGCCTGTCCTCGGGCCGCGGATACACCATGCACGGCGACTTCTTCAACGCCTGGCCCGCCGCAGAAATGGACCGCCGCGTCCGTGACTGCATCCGCCCCATCATCAAGTGCGGCGCCAACGGTCGCCCCTGA
- a CDS encoding carbohydrate ABC transporter permease → MMKNLLYRLDVKGSPYLYIVPFFLLFAAFGIFPLAYTAWVSLHEWSLLSETHTFLGLQNYRDLFADEYFWNALRNTAQIWVLSTVPQLLMALVLAHVLNQRLRAPTFWRMTAVLPNITSVAAVAIIFGQIFGKDYGLVNWLLETLGLGRIDWQAGTASSQIAISVMIIWRWTGYNALIYLAAMQAVNKDLYDAASLDGASSFQQLTRITVPAIRPTIIFTVIVSTIGGMQVLAEPLLFGGASVTGGSDRQFQTLSLYLYEVAFSRFDFGYASTAAWAMFGIIVIVAAINYFLTSRLRRS, encoded by the coding sequence ATGATGAAGAACCTCCTCTATCGCTTGGACGTCAAGGGCTCGCCCTACCTGTACATCGTGCCCTTCTTTCTCCTTTTCGCCGCGTTCGGGATCTTCCCGCTGGCGTACACCGCTTGGGTGTCGCTGCACGAGTGGAGCCTGCTGTCGGAGACGCACACGTTCCTCGGTCTGCAGAACTACCGGGATCTGTTCGCCGACGAGTACTTCTGGAACGCGTTGCGTAACACCGCCCAGATCTGGGTGCTGTCGACCGTTCCGCAGCTGTTGATGGCCCTGGTCCTGGCGCACGTGTTGAACCAGCGGTTGCGGGCGCCGACGTTCTGGCGGATGACGGCGGTGCTGCCCAACATCACGTCGGTGGCCGCGGTGGCGATCATCTTCGGGCAGATCTTCGGCAAGGACTACGGCCTGGTCAACTGGCTCCTCGAAACGCTGGGCCTGGGCCGGATCGACTGGCAGGCCGGCACCGCGTCGTCGCAGATCGCGATCTCCGTGATGATCATCTGGCGGTGGACGGGCTACAACGCGCTGATCTACCTGGCTGCGATGCAGGCGGTGAACAAAGACCTCTACGACGCCGCGTCCCTCGACGGAGCCAGCAGCTTCCAGCAGCTGACCCGGATCACGGTCCCGGCGATCCGCCCGACGATCATCTTCACGGTCATCGTGTCCACGATCGGCGGCATGCAGGTCCTCGCGGAACCGCTGCTGTTCGGCGGTGCTTCCGTGACCGGCGGTTCGGACCGGCAGTTCCAGACGCTTTCCCTCTACTTGTACGAGGTGGCGTTCAGCAGGTTCGACTTCGGTTACGCCTCGACCGCAGCGTGGGCGATGTTCGGCATCATCGTGATCGTCGCGGCGATCAACTACTTCCTGACCAGCCGCCTGCGGAGGTCCTGA
- a CDS encoding carbohydrate ABC transporter permease, giving the protein MADRRPGKLAYFALAGLALFSGFPLYWSLVVASHDNGILGQVPPPFGLGPNLFANLERAFGTVDFAKALTNSFIVSISITISVVLFSTLAGFSFAKLTFKGRNAMLVMLIATMMVPTQLGIIPLYLLMAKIEWTGTMYAVVAPGLVTAFGVFFMTQFLREAVPSELIEAARVDGCHTLRIFWHVVLPASKPAAAVLGMLTFMTAWNDFFWPLVVLTPEDPTVQTALSTLASGYIQDYSLSLTGTAIATVPLLVVFALLGKYIIGGIMQGAVKS; this is encoded by the coding sequence ATGGCCGACCGGCGTCCGGGCAAGCTCGCCTACTTCGCGCTGGCGGGTCTCGCGCTGTTCTCCGGCTTTCCGCTGTACTGGTCGCTGGTCGTCGCGTCGCACGACAACGGCATCCTGGGCCAGGTCCCGCCGCCGTTCGGCCTCGGCCCGAACCTGTTCGCCAACCTGGAACGGGCATTCGGGACGGTCGACTTCGCCAAGGCGCTGACCAACTCGTTCATCGTCTCGATCTCGATCACGATCAGCGTGGTCCTGTTCTCCACCCTGGCCGGGTTCTCGTTCGCGAAGCTGACCTTCAAGGGCCGCAACGCCATGCTGGTCATGCTCATCGCGACGATGATGGTGCCCACGCAGCTCGGCATCATCCCGCTCTACCTGCTCATGGCCAAGATCGAGTGGACCGGCACCATGTACGCCGTCGTCGCACCGGGCCTGGTGACCGCGTTCGGCGTGTTCTTCATGACCCAGTTCCTGCGGGAGGCGGTGCCCAGCGAGCTGATCGAGGCCGCCCGGGTCGACGGCTGCCATACGCTGCGGATCTTCTGGCATGTGGTCCTGCCGGCCTCCAAGCCTGCCGCCGCCGTGCTGGGCATGCTGACCTTCATGACGGCGTGGAACGACTTCTTCTGGCCGCTGGTCGTGCTGACCCCCGAGGACCCGACCGTGCAGACCGCGTTGTCGACGCTGGCCAGTGGCTACATCCAGGACTACTCGCTGTCGCTGACCGGCACCGCGATCGCCACCGTGCCGCTGCTGGTCGTGTTCGCCCTGCTCGGCAAGTACATCATCGGCGGCATCATGCAGGGAGCGGTGAAGTCATGA
- a CDS encoding ABC transporter substrate-binding protein has translation MRSALSGAGPRRRLAAVAAPLLAAALVLGTAACGGSDDPAKPGEKVKLTIATFGEFGYKDLYKEYMAANPNVEIVERITKAEDHHKNLAAHLATNTGAADIEAIEEGWAGQFTANPGKFYNWMDYGGGDIKSQWPAWKWQQGSSAKGEVVGLGTDVGGMAMCYRRDIFEKAGLPTDREAVSKLWPTWEDYIATGVKFKNANIKGSSWMDGPTIIYRSILGQQPVGIYDADKVVVETNPGVKKAWDLTIDAINKGLSAKIAPWSADWNAGMAKGSFVTLACPSWMMAYIQSQAKDSSGKWDIAAVPGGGGNWGGSFLTLPKQGKNVQEAAKLAKWLVAPEQQAKVFRALGNFPSTVSLYEDAVIKDFKNPFFNNAPVGQIFSNSVKTMVPQYMGPKSGDINTAIQNGLTRVEQGKQKPDEAWTQSVKDVNALL, from the coding sequence ATGCGTTCAGCACTATCCGGCGCCGGCCCACGGCGCCGTCTCGCGGCCGTGGCCGCTCCGCTGCTCGCCGCCGCGCTGGTGCTGGGCACCGCCGCTTGTGGTGGCAGTGACGACCCGGCGAAGCCGGGTGAGAAGGTCAAGCTCACGATCGCGACGTTCGGTGAGTTCGGGTACAAGGACCTGTACAAGGAGTACATGGCCGCGAACCCGAATGTGGAGATCGTGGAGCGGATCACCAAGGCCGAGGATCACCACAAGAACCTGGCCGCGCACCTGGCGACGAACACGGGCGCGGCGGACATCGAGGCGATCGAGGAGGGCTGGGCCGGTCAGTTCACGGCGAATCCGGGCAAGTTCTACAACTGGATGGACTACGGCGGCGGGGACATCAAGTCGCAGTGGCCGGCGTGGAAGTGGCAGCAGGGTTCTTCGGCCAAGGGCGAGGTCGTCGGTCTGGGCACTGATGTCGGCGGTATGGCGATGTGCTACCGCCGGGACATCTTCGAGAAGGCGGGCCTGCCGACCGACCGTGAGGCCGTGTCGAAGCTGTGGCCGACGTGGGAGGACTACATCGCCACCGGCGTGAAGTTCAAGAACGCGAACATCAAGGGCTCTTCCTGGATGGACGGTCCGACGATCATCTACCGTTCGATCCTGGGTCAGCAGCCGGTCGGTATCTACGACGCGGACAAGGTCGTGGTGGAGACGAACCCGGGTGTGAAGAAGGCCTGGGATCTGACGATCGATGCGATCAACAAGGGTCTGTCGGCGAAGATCGCGCCGTGGTCGGCGGACTGGAACGCCGGTATGGCCAAGGGCAGCTTCGTGACCCTGGCGTGCCCGTCGTGGATGATGGCCTACATCCAGAGCCAGGCCAAGGACTCCTCGGGCAAGTGGGACATCGCTGCGGTTCCTGGTGGTGGCGGTAACTGGGGTGGTTCGTTCCTGACGCTGCCCAAGCAGGGCAAGAACGTCCAGGAGGCTGCGAAGCTGGCGAAGTGGCTGGTGGCTCCGGAGCAGCAGGCGAAGGTGTTCCGGGCGCTGGGTAACTTCCCGTCGACCGTGTCGCTGTACGAGGACGCGGTGATCAAGGACTTCAAGAACCCGTTCTTCAACAACGCGCCCGTCGGCCAGATCTTCTCGAACTCGGTGAAGACGATGGTGCCGCAGTACATGGGTCCGAAGTCCGGTGACATCAACACGGCGATTCAGAATGGTCTGACCCGTGTGGAGCAGGGCAAGCAGAAGCCTGACGAGGCCTGGACGCAGTCCGTCAAGGACGTCAACGCCCTCCTGTGA
- a CDS encoding LacI family DNA-binding transcriptional regulator — protein sequence MTISRPDGQRSPTLEEVAEWAGVSRSTVSRVINGVSTVDPELRELVQRAIDATGYVPNLAARSLVTRRTDSVALVVSEPDDRTEQAEPFLNRIFTDPFLGRITAGALEVLRPEGIHLVIMPAESPAHHHVLRYLRQGHVDGVLLISSSDEDPLPQQLCDLGIPAVLSARPGKPLPMSYVDVEQQVGAKLAAEHLLAVGRHHLATISGPLDMPSSQDRLAGFRAALAVHGHAYVPSAAGNFTRASGEQAARELFAAHPEIDGLFVANDLMAEGALQALRDLGRRVPEDVAVVGFDNSIAALQCRPQLTTIHQPLEEMAAEMARLLLARIGKADPKPRSVIFHPRLVKRESA from the coding sequence ATGACGATCAGTCGACCCGACGGCCAGCGGTCCCCGACGCTGGAAGAGGTCGCCGAATGGGCCGGGGTCTCGCGCTCCACGGTCTCCCGGGTGATCAACGGCGTGTCCACCGTCGATCCCGAATTGCGTGAACTGGTTCAGCGCGCCATCGACGCCACCGGCTACGTGCCGAATCTCGCGGCGCGCTCGCTGGTCACCCGGCGCACCGACTCGGTCGCGCTGGTGGTGTCCGAACCGGACGACCGCACCGAGCAGGCCGAGCCCTTCCTCAATCGGATCTTCACGGACCCGTTCCTGGGCCGGATCACCGCCGGGGCGCTGGAGGTGCTGCGGCCCGAGGGCATCCACCTGGTGATCATGCCGGCGGAGTCCCCCGCGCACCACCACGTGCTGCGCTACCTGCGTCAGGGACACGTCGACGGGGTCCTGCTCATCTCCAGCAGCGACGAGGATCCGCTGCCGCAGCAGCTGTGCGACCTCGGCATCCCGGCCGTGCTGTCGGCCCGGCCGGGCAAGCCGCTGCCGATGAGCTACGTCGACGTCGAGCAACAGGTCGGCGCGAAGCTCGCGGCCGAGCACCTGCTGGCGGTCGGCCGCCATCACCTGGCCACCATCTCCGGGCCGCTGGACATGCCGTCGAGCCAGGACCGCCTCGCCGGGTTCCGGGCCGCGCTGGCCGTGCACGGGCATGCGTACGTGCCGTCGGCGGCGGGCAACTTCACCCGCGCCAGCGGCGAGCAGGCCGCGCGCGAGCTGTTCGCGGCGCACCCCGAGATCGACGGGCTGTTCGTGGCCAACGACCTGATGGCCGAGGGGGCCCTGCAGGCGTTGCGCGACCTGGGCCGCCGGGTGCCGGAGGACGTGGCGGTGGTGGGCTTCGACAACAGCATCGCCGCGCTGCAGTGCCGGCCCCAGCTGACCACCATCCACCAGCCGCTGGAGGAGATGGCGGCGGAGATGGCACGACTGCTGCTGGCCCGCATCGGCAAGGCCGATCCCAAACCCCGTTCGGTGATCTTCCACCCCCGCCTGGTCAAGCGCGAATCAGCCTGA
- a CDS encoding DUF2199 domain-containing protein has translation MRNITGHTCASCGRRHEDLPLSYRTAAPAHWTDALDDDPNSELTPDLCVISGRHFFIQGNLEIPILGGDGVFAWGVWVSLSPASFARTTDLWDEPGREAEPPHFGWLSTELAGYHVSTLNLKTNVHTRPVGHKPYVEVEPTDHPLAVDQRAGITMARVQQLAELLWHGGRG, from the coding sequence ATGCGGAACATCACGGGCCACACCTGCGCATCGTGCGGCCGGCGACACGAGGACCTGCCGCTGTCGTACCGCACGGCGGCGCCGGCCCACTGGACGGACGCCCTGGACGACGACCCGAACAGCGAGCTGACCCCCGACCTGTGCGTCATCTCGGGCCGGCACTTCTTCATCCAGGGCAACCTCGAGATCCCGATCCTCGGCGGCGACGGGGTCTTCGCCTGGGGCGTATGGGTGTCGCTGAGCCCGGCCAGCTTCGCCCGCACCACCGACCTGTGGGACGAGCCGGGCCGCGAAGCCGAGCCGCCGCACTTCGGCTGGCTGTCGACCGAGCTGGCCGGATATCACGTGAGCACGCTGAACCTGAAGACGAACGTGCACACCCGGCCGGTGGGTCACAAGCCCTACGTCGAGGTCGAGCCCACCGACCACCCGCTCGCGGTGGACCAGCGCGCCGGCATCACCATGGCCCGCGTCCAGCAGCTCGCCGAACTGCTGTGGCACGGCGGGCGGGGCTGA